The Gossypium hirsutum isolate 1008001.06 chromosome D02, Gossypium_hirsutum_v2.1, whole genome shotgun sequence region ACTGGCAGAAGAGGATGAAACAAAATGTTTGGAGCTTGAGAATTTGCTTCCCTTAAGTGAGATCTTCTATTTCTCCTTTCCATACCAACTTTCATTCGTTGGCTGGCGTTAATGCCCTAGAATTCTGGCCTTAGGTGTTTCTTTGTGGCTCTTGGTTTGCCACAGGGTTTTTTAGGAGAAAACTAAGAGGGGGAAGGAAAGTGACCAGAGAGGCTTGGGAAAGAAAAGCTAAAACGCCCTTGAACTTTAACTCCTGAAAAAAGAGCGGGAGAAACTATCCCTTCACTATTAACAATCTTTCCATGCCTCACATCGGGCAGATTCAGGAGGGAAAGGGAGGGTTGTGGCTCAACGTTAAAAAGTAAGTATTAGATTGATCATTTAAGATAAGACATTTCCTACCTTCAATTGGGGAGAGGGTAAGAGAGAGATATCCATTTGACAGGTGGATGAAGAGGGTTTAGCATTCTCTTTAGCAGGCAATGAGGAGTTGGGTACAATAGGAGTAGCTATCTTGTCTAACTTTTTACTTTTGGGAGAATGGATTTTTGGAGGACTTGTGTCAAAAGCTGATTTACTAACAGGGGACAAGTTTTGAAGGGCTTGTTTCGTCTTTCCCGCGGCATGCATGAGATTTCCTTTGAACAAGCATCCAAGGACCATATCCTTGTTCTTCAACTGGAGGGCTCTCAAGAGAAGAATGGTCCTTTCAGGAAATGGAGGAAGAACCTTGTTCCTGAATAGAAGGGCAATCAGGCGAGATATGGTCTAGTTTCCCATATTTAaaacaaattgaattgaatcCCTCATAAATAATGGGTTGTCTAAAACCTTCAACATTAACAAACGAGGTAGAGGGTTGTTTAGATTGACTTGAATCCACATACAAGCATATCTACTCCTCACACCCATTAATGTTCGGTCATCCACACGAAGAAGAGGTCCAACACATCTTCCCAATTTCTTAAGAATCCCTAAATTCAGGAAGTCTAAGCCACACTGTAACAAAAGAGTTTGTAGTAGTCCAAGCCCTAAAATTAGGTTCCCACCTTCTAACAATAAGACAATGCTTGAGAATATTGGCTCACCTCATCGACAGAGCCTTGCTTGAGAATATCTTCATAAAATGCTTCATCATCAACCGAAGAAGAAGATAGTTTCCCAGAACGGAGAATTTTCAACGAGTTTCTTGTTGCTCCCAAAAAGGTTGTTCTCCTCTTCAGAAGCAAGATATACAGTAAGAAGAAATTTTAGAAAAAGAAtctatttttttaccattttctGTGTTCAGGAGTTTTTAAGACTTCGGAGTATGATATCCATGTGGGTTTTCTAATAATAGTtaatttagatatattttttgTGATGGTAACCAAATGTAGAATACAATAATAAAGTACATTCTGCTCTCAAAAAACACTCAGAATATAAAGTACATTCTGCTCTCAAAAAACACTCAGAATATAAAGTACATTCTGTATACTTTTGAACCTGTGATTGTATTCTGTGTACTACTAaaaaaatatggagaaaatacCTTTTATTCGTAATTATATTTGCAAACTTCACAAAGTAGTAAACTGAATAAATATATTCtgtttttaaattaaacaaaactttaaaaaatacccATAACCAGATgagtcaattcaatttaattgtctgcaatcttttaaaaacaaaaacactAAACATTAATCGCAAATTATTTTCAACACCGTACTCAACCATAATCGCTCCCACATTCTATACACCCAATGATGATGGAACAAAACTGTCCATCAAGTGGCATGTGCCTCCACATTTATTACCGCAAAGTTTATACAACTCTATCCTACACTAAACACGATTATACCAACAAACACGACACAAGTACACGAGTTACATACATGAATTACACAATCTAAAAAAGGTTGCAAAACTACAGCATCAAGCAGCAGCACACattgatttaaacatataatCACAGGTAAGAATCTAAGTAACCATAAGTGTGTTTTTTGTTATACTGCAGCAAACTAGCGTAAGTTCTATCCCATATTCCTATATACAGAGACTCGTCATCTGGACTCAAAGATACCCCCGAAATCTCACCAAAGAAGTCGATCTCTTGCCGTTTCTGGAAACCAGCCCTTATGTTATACACATGGACGAAATCTGCCGGTTCAGCAACAACCATGAATTGGCCATCAGATGAAAAGTGGATTGATCGTACGGCACCTAAGTTTCCTTTGAAAGTAGCGACTGGCATTGAGAGGTTTCTTATGTCCCATACTCGGCACGTCTTGTCCTGATTTCCCGTGGCAAATATGCGTCCATCTGGGTGCCATGCAGATGCGAACGAGTAATCTCGATGACCTACCACTGTGGCTACAGTCTGAGACCAAGGAACAAGCGATTCAGGTTCAATAGGACTAACATTTCTTACTTTCAGCACTAAAATGTGAAGCATTCTAGTATGCAACATATGATATTCTTGACAATATTTAAAATACCAGAATAAAGATCAAACGGATGAAACCTCCACTGGTTTAACCAGATAGACTGGTTACACTGATTGAGTCGGATGATTAGATTAAAAAGaacttaatataaaataataggtaactttaatattaaatattaaatataaaatattttccaaattaCTAGAatctttaatattaaatataaaatactttGTAAATTACTAGAAATCTTATCGCACGCGTATATGAGTGACAGTCACGTATTTAGATTGTAAGATGTGTTTGAAAATAACATGcagtaaataagtaaaaatatgatttatcatCAATCCTAAATTGGTATGGAGTTAATTTGTCACACAAACTCAATCAACAACAGTAttaatatacacaaatatatacaaatatatttattaaagttctatataaaaacaaaaaaattgctataattcaaatggtaaatgaAAAAGTTTTATATGAATGTTATCTTTGGTTTAAATCCTattatggataaatttttattgatatataaaaattaaaaaaaaaaaaaacaacaacaaccatATAATCATATAACTTACTTAGCAAATAAATAGCTTTTTCAGTAATTACCTAATTGAGTTAGGACTCGATTAATAGGTCGATTAGggatttaaataatagtataaatacacaaatatataaaaattaagaacaaaaatatacttattaaagtttcaaataaaaactaaaattggtTTTAGTTAAATGGTAAATGAAAAAGTTTTACATGAATAGCGTCCTTATTTCAAATCttattatagatgattttttattgatttataaaaatacaaaaaagacaaaaacactaacataatcatttaatttattttgtaaataaaatggttatttgatatttctctaactgagttgttgatctcgttACATAGCTAAATGGTAGGATTTTTAATATAGATccaaaaataaaatgttaaaatctccttgcataaaataaaatttaaaataaaaataaaaataaaaaagcttaAACCCAATTTTTTGCGatttctttttttggttttttaccAGTTTTTAATCAGCTTAACCAATTTATCCCCCCCCCCCCGTTCGTTAAAGTGAACAAGTAAACGTTTTTCGGTTCAACTACTTTTACCAGTCAATGGAAGAGTCAAATGTACACAAATGCAACCCTGCTTTCAGGGAGGCTATCTCCCTATTTTGAATAACTGATTACGAAGTAACCTTACCCAGTCACCATTACAGTTCCCATATCCTATCAGAAAATCAAATTCTTACCTTTCCATTTTGCGAATCCACAAGCAGCCCATCCAAGTCATCTCCAACGACAGTGATAAGTCTTTGATCTGGGCTGACTGATGTGTGCTGCATCAGAATAAAGTTCAGTCATGTTATTGAATTTTAAGATAATCCACGAAAATGACAGATGATTTCAGTTTGCTTTTTTCTGTTTATGAAGCAACAATCTCCATTGCTGTTGAAATGCAGACCCCTTGAGTCAAATTTACTCCATTAGgtgaaaaaattatttactttggATAAGACGACCCTTTTTAAAACACATGTGAATATAAGCTATATCGCTTtgactttcatttttctttaagtaccCATGACGGAACTAGCATTGGAAATATTTTCGGAAATAAGTACAAGGATATGATCCTCCAACCACTACCCAAATAAGTGAAAGACATTTAAAATTATACCTGTGCCAGACACATACTCGTATCTGACACTACATTGTAACACAAGATGCAAGATAGAACATTAAGGATTCTGAAAGAACTGAATCAAGATTGTAGGCATCACAGTAGCAATTTGAAGGACTTACATTTACTGGCCAAGGGAACTGGAAATGGTTTAAAAGTTGAAATCTCTCAGTATCATATTCTCTCACACTACAGTCATTATTTGAGGCCATAAAATTAATTCCACCCCTGCAAAACAGCTTCAAAATTCAATCTAATATTTTATTCGATATATTATCCAAGTCAATCAGCAAATCAGCAATTATCATGCTACCTCAAGCTGTCATATATCTCGATAGCATTTGTAATTGCATTATCGTCATACGTTGTCCGGGTACAAAAGGTTACTCCTTTTCTGTCCAAGAGCTGCAGAAACAGGAACATGAAATTGtacaatattatatataaaagaaatggcTAAAGGGAAACAGAGAATGCCAGAAATAAGTTCATACAAAACCAGAATTTGcagaaacaaataaataaatgatacaaATATGGAAATATGTACGAACTAGAGCATGCTATCAATCCATGTTCTTTTGAGAACAAGCCAAACATTTAATTTCTAGGATTTTCTAGAATTCCCTTTCTTGATTTCTACCAGGATTCCCATCACAAATTAAGAATGATATCATCGAAAAAGAGCTGCTTGAATGGTTACTCAGAATGTAATACATCCCAGGTTGCGGTTTGGCCTCACACACTCTCCCACATACTACCTGGTTCACACCATAACACTCTCCAAAACACACTGCCTTTTCTTCCCATTGCAACTATGAAAAACTACGTTGCTTACTGTTCTTGAAATGTCTAACACATGGCATGGGAATATGACCTCCGAAaatcctccaaatacatggaaaaagttagaaaaaaataaccaTACCATATTGGAGAAATGCGCATATTTGAGACTCACCCGAGTTCGAGTAACATAGATGAAAAGTTCCTAAAAGAAAGATTGTTATCTACACACGTCTCACCCCGATACTACCTGATTCACTACATAAAATCCACAACTATTCCACCCCTTcaacaaaagagaaaaagggtGAGAGATAGTTGACAAGATACTCTCCTGATTTAGGAAAACAACTATTCAAATGTTTGTCATTTCTTGGGCAAGTTTACAAGATGATTTAGCAGAAATAGGAAACGCagaaaatattaacttaccttaaAAGTAAGCTCTCCTTGGAAGCCTCCTGCAACCATAAAATTGTCTTTGACTGCTAGGGTGCTTATTTGAGTTTGTGTAAAACCTTCTAACAAACTTCCGGGATGTTTCTAGTTGCAAGGCAAATTAAGAGAAATTAGCagataaaataaaaccaaattactACAATAACCATCTATCATCGACAACGTTCATATTTGTAAAGAAAATATAAGCACTAAGGCTAACTAAGTGCAATTGTAATACCTCGGTAGGTGCCACATGCCCAGCAAAATTAAGGATCTCGGACAGATTACACGACACTGATGACCAATGCATAACCGAATAATTGGACATAAGGTAAACATCATGCTTTGAAGTAGCCCAAACCAAGTTTCTGAGCTGTAAAATTCATTCCACAACAGGTTAATTAAGTCAAGAACACTGTACATAATAAAACTTCTAAGCCAAATATAGGACCTACTTTAGGTATTCTTAATCTTACTACATAAATATTGCCATGTACAAAGACAAAAGTAATGAGTACTAAAGGAAAGAAAGGGAAGTAGAACTTAATGAAACAAACAGCAACTTATGTGCAAATGCAGATGCACACAAAGTTGCAGGTTCAAAAGCATAAATATAACCAATCAAATCTATAACCGATAAATAACACTACTGAATAACATATTCAATACCAAAGAAGAAAATCAAGTTCCTTTATAATTGTCCATGCACACAACTGAACCTAGAGAAGTGATGACAAAGGTAATCTTTTGAATGATTAAATACATTAAAGCTAAATCATTTCTGAAAGgacaaaaagaaatgcaagaacaATATGTTTTGACACCAAAATCAACATATTCGAAAGGTAAATATAAATGACACCCTATGTTGCTCCAAtttgttgtttttctttaaaaacacATTCCAGAACCTGTATCCGACATGGCTATGGGGATATAAACCTCCACTGTTTCTCCAAATACATGAGTGAACGTAGAAAAAATTTGAACATACCAGTATCAGacacattcaaatttgacaaTTGCACATGAGTCCAAAGTAACTTAGATAACAACAagaacaaaagatataaacatttTCTGACTAACAAACCTGAAAATGAAGGATCGTAGGTTTAATTAATCTAGTATTGTAGAAGAATTCATAGTAGTTCCCACCCTtctttatatgtttaaattcctGAAACAACAAATACATATTACACATAGCTTAATATGATATCCGCTTTACTACAAACTAGTTCATTTATGGATTGTAGGAAAAGATACAAACCTTGTCAACAGCTTCACCGGAAGAAGGCATATTCTCATAGTTCTTATACTGCTCAAGCCTTGTCAACCTATATTTTTCTCTAGTTATGTTCAGTCTTTCCCACGGAATCCCCTGAATGTCTTTCCCCTTCCGCGCTTGCGCAGAAGTCGTATCGGTCACCTTGGTCAGCTGCTCAAATTATAGCATGAAAGTGATGAATTTCATCATTtagtataaaattaactaaaattaacaacaaatatatatagaatatataaatatcacCAAAACGAAAAACAAACCATGTCATATTCATCAGCATCCACATCTCCACCAGCTTGACCGTAGTTGTCTTCATCCATGTCATCTACAAAATCTTCATCCATGTAATAGAAATCCTCCCCTTGCTGGTAGGACATGATATATTTGCATTCAACTGCAAAaagattcaattaaaaatttctttctacagataaaattaacaaatattaaaataaaaacgcTTAGGGAAACCTAAAGAGAGTTGAATCAAAAGGGGATCCTAAAATtcatagaaaaaaaaacttattttcagACAAACTAGCAAATAGCAAATTtactatttttcttttcattttcttaaaacatatcttaaaaaaaaaacttgaatttctAAAAGAGAACGGAATTTTTAAGAGCAGAAGGGTGTATTCCAGGGagcttattttaaaacaaatggccttcaaaaattatttaaaaaaaaacctaaaacatGATAAAATCATATCCAACATAAAAGATgaacaagaacaaaaaaaaaacccaaaaatccttaAACCTcacaaaggaaaaaataaaactatttttctACCACCAAAAAGAATTGCGCATAACTAAACAAAAAGGGGAAAAGGAATAGGACAAAAGAAAACAGATATTGAATTcactaaaagaaaaattaaatttaaaaaaggaaaaagaaaacgaGAGATTGTTATTCTTACAAGAAGTTTAGTAGGATGGTTCTGAAACTGAGGCCTCGGATTTAATCATttaggaaataaaatattataaatattttatcttattttattattctaa contains the following coding sequences:
- the LOC107910177 gene encoding uncharacterized WD repeat-containing protein C2A9.03; protein product: MSYQQGEDFYYMDEDFVDDMDEDNYGQAGGDVDADEYDMLTKVTDTTSAQARKGKDIQGIPWERLNITREKYRLTRLEQYKNYENMPSSGEAVDKEFKHIKKGGNYYEFFYNTRLIKPTILHFQLRNLVWATSKHDVYLMSNYSVMHWSSVSCNLSEILNFAGHVAPTEKHPGSLLEGFTQTQISTLAVKDNFMVAGGFQGELTFKLLDRKGVTFCTRTTYDDNAITNAIEIYDSLRGGINFMASNNDCSVREYDTERFQLLNHFQFPWPVNHTSVSPDQRLITVVGDDLDGLLVDSQNGKTVATVVGHRDYSFASAWHPDGRIFATGNQDKTCRVWDIRNLSMPVATFKGNLGAVRSIHFSSDGQFMVVAEPADFVHVYNIRAGFQKRQEIDFFGEISGVSLSPDDESLYIGIWDRTYASLLQYNKKHTYGYLDSYL